One Paramisgurnus dabryanus chromosome 9, PD_genome_1.1, whole genome shotgun sequence DNA segment encodes these proteins:
- the LOC135752866 gene encoding tetratricopeptide repeat protein 24-like translates to MLRYITTGSLGSRVAQGRCFSNLGFALVEVGELEEAWESFLHAQQAFRDTDDPSGQWQVCEGLGGIKLQMRDPEKASQYYKDALQLLCKCQDVSSSVQERLVTKLSEALQQKLLLQQVGPPKQRAAPERQHHRQQKRRAAVISDTQQNRRPMLNGHT, encoded by the exons ATGTTACGTTACATCACCACAG GCTCTCTGGGCAGTCGCGTTGCACAGGGTCGGTGTTTCAGTAATCTGGGCTTTGCTCTGGTAGAAGTGGGTGAACTGGAGGAGGCGTGGGAGAGTTTCTTACATGCACAACAGGCATTCAGAGACACAG ATGACCCATCCGGTCAGTGGCAGGTCTGTGAGGGTCTCGGTGGGATCAAACTACAGATGAGAGACCCAGAAAAAGCCTCTCAATATTATAAAGATGCTTTACAACTGCTGTGTAAAtgccag GACGTATCGAGTTCAGTACAGGAACGACTGGTCACTAAACTGAGTGAAGCATTACAGCAGAAGCTGCTACTCCAGCAG GTTGGACCCCCAAAACAACGAGCTGCACCAGAGAGACAACATCACAGACAGCAGAAACG gcgGGCAGCAGTGATCTCTGACACCCAGCAGAACAGAAGACCGATGCTGAATGGACACACATGA